The following coding sequences are from one Eucalyptus grandis isolate ANBG69807.140 chromosome 11, ASM1654582v1, whole genome shotgun sequence window:
- the LOC104441253 gene encoding uncharacterized protein LOC104441253 encodes MEARGCERLHRALRECHRRVPSDLARASACRHLNSALAQCLVSEVCPDESEAVRSLCASGGTALKRSQCRQAQLDLSVCLASHQRD; translated from the coding sequence ATGGAGGCTCGAGGGTGCGAGCGGCTGCACCGCGCGCTCCGCGAGTGCCACCGCCGCGTCCCGTCGGATCTCGCCCGCGCTTCGGCGTGCCGGCACCTGAACAGCGCCCTAGCCCAGTGCCTGGTGTCCGAGGTCTGCCCCGACGAGTCGGAGGCCGTCCGCAGCCTCTGCGCCAGCGGCGGGACCGCCCTCAAGCGTTCCCAGTGCCGGCAGGCGCAGCTCGATCTCTCCGTCTGTCTCGCTTCCCATCAACGCGATTAA
- the LOC104441255 gene encoding glutathionyl-hydroquinone reductase YqjG isoform X2 — translation MARSALDEMSDSGAFLRTASTFRNFISRDPSSQFPAESGRYHLYISYACPWASRCLAYLKIKGLDKAISFTSVKPRWERTKESDEHMGWVFPSSDTEEPGAEPDSLNGAKSIRELYELASTNYSGKFTVPVLWDKKLKTIVSNESSEIIRMVNTEFNNIAENAALDLYPPHLQTLIDETNEWIYDAINNGVYKCGFARKQGPYDEAVKKLFDALDKCEEILGKQRYMCGNTLSETDIRLFVTLIRFDEVYVVHFKCNKKQLHQYPNLFNYTKDIFQVPGMSSTVNMEHIKRHYYGSHPSINPFGIIPLGPNIDYSSPHDRERFS, via the exons ATGGCTCGGTCTGCGCTTGATGAGATGTCCGATTCTGGTGCATTTCTCAGAACGGCTTCAACATTTCGTAATTTTATTTCGAGGGATCCTAGTTCACAGTTTCCAGCAGAATCTGGACGTTATCATCTTTATATATCATATGCCTGTCCGTGGGCGTCCCGGTGTCTTGCATACTTGAAGATCAAAGGACTCGACAAGGCCATCAGTTTCACG TCAGTCAAACCTCGGTGGGAGAGAACAAAGGAAAGTGATGAGCATATGGGGTGGGTTTTCCCTTCTTCAGATACTGAGGAACCTGGAGCTGAACCAGATTCTCTTAATGGTGCAAAAAGTATAAGAGAGCTTTATGAGTTAGCTAGTACCAATTACTCTGGGAAGTTCACAGTCCCT GTTCTATGGGATAAGAAACTCAAAACAATTGTTAGCAATGAAAGCTCTGAGATCATTCGCATGGTCAACACTGAGTTCAATAACATAGCAGAGAATGCTGCTTTGGACCTATATCCTCCTCACTTGCAAACTCTTATTGATGAAACCAATGAATGGATATATGATGCCATTAATAATGGTGTGTACAAGTGTGGCTTTGCCAGGAAGCAGGGGCCATATGATGAG GCCGTGAAGAAATTGTTTGATGCTCTTGACAAGTGTGAAGAAATACTTGGCAAGCAAAGATATATGTGTGGGAACACACTCTCTGAAACGGATATTCGGTTATTTGTCACCCTGATAAGATTTGATGAG GTTTATGTGGTTCATTTCAAGTGCAACAAAAAACAGCTTCATCAATACCCGAATCTGTTCAATTACACCAAAGACATTTTCCAAGTGCCTGGCATGAGTAGCACTGTCAATATGGAGCACATCAAGCGACATTATTACGGAAGCCATCCGAGTATCAATCCATTTGGTATCATCCCTCTTGGCCCCAACATCGACTACTCTTCACCTCACGACAGAGAGAGATTTTCCTAA
- the LOC104441255 gene encoding glutathionyl-hydroquinone reductase YqjG isoform X1, which translates to MAGPMNMIASRFKPKFLASALVPKSNRFSCCTRIPSKNGSQMARSALDEMSDSGAFLRTASTFRNFISRDPSSQFPAESGRYHLYISYACPWASRCLAYLKIKGLDKAISFTSVKPRWERTKESDEHMGWVFPSSDTEEPGAEPDSLNGAKSIRELYELASTNYSGKFTVPVLWDKKLKTIVSNESSEIIRMVNTEFNNIAENAALDLYPPHLQTLIDETNEWIYDAINNGVYKCGFARKQGPYDEAVKKLFDALDKCEEILGKQRYMCGNTLSETDIRLFVTLIRFDEVYVVHFKCNKKQLHQYPNLFNYTKDIFQVPGMSSTVNMEHIKRHYYGSHPSINPFGIIPLGPNIDYSSPHDRERFS; encoded by the exons ATGGCGGGACCAATGAATATGATCGCATCTCGTTTCAAGCCCAAGTTTTTAGCATCTGCTTTGGTTCCCAAGTCCAACCGCTTCTCTTGCTGCACTCGGATTCCGTCCAAG AACGGTAGTCAGATGGCTCGGTCTGCGCTTGATGAGATGTCCGATTCTGGTGCATTTCTCAGAACGGCTTCAACATTTCGTAATTTTATTTCGAGGGATCCTAGTTCACAGTTTCCAGCAGAATCTGGACGTTATCATCTTTATATATCATATGCCTGTCCGTGGGCGTCCCGGTGTCTTGCATACTTGAAGATCAAAGGACTCGACAAGGCCATCAGTTTCACG TCAGTCAAACCTCGGTGGGAGAGAACAAAGGAAAGTGATGAGCATATGGGGTGGGTTTTCCCTTCTTCAGATACTGAGGAACCTGGAGCTGAACCAGATTCTCTTAATGGTGCAAAAAGTATAAGAGAGCTTTATGAGTTAGCTAGTACCAATTACTCTGGGAAGTTCACAGTCCCT GTTCTATGGGATAAGAAACTCAAAACAATTGTTAGCAATGAAAGCTCTGAGATCATTCGCATGGTCAACACTGAGTTCAATAACATAGCAGAGAATGCTGCTTTGGACCTATATCCTCCTCACTTGCAAACTCTTATTGATGAAACCAATGAATGGATATATGATGCCATTAATAATGGTGTGTACAAGTGTGGCTTTGCCAGGAAGCAGGGGCCATATGATGAG GCCGTGAAGAAATTGTTTGATGCTCTTGACAAGTGTGAAGAAATACTTGGCAAGCAAAGATATATGTGTGGGAACACACTCTCTGAAACGGATATTCGGTTATTTGTCACCCTGATAAGATTTGATGAG GTTTATGTGGTTCATTTCAAGTGCAACAAAAAACAGCTTCATCAATACCCGAATCTGTTCAATTACACCAAAGACATTTTCCAAGTGCCTGGCATGAGTAGCACTGTCAATATGGAGCACATCAAGCGACATTATTACGGAAGCCATCCGAGTATCAATCCATTTGGTATCATCCCTCTTGGCCCCAACATCGACTACTCTTCACCTCACGACAGAGAGAGATTTTCCTAA